One Hypomesus transpacificus isolate Combined female chromosome 6, fHypTra1, whole genome shotgun sequence DNA segment encodes these proteins:
- the LOC124469226 gene encoding adhesion G protein-coupled receptor F5-like isoform X4 has protein sequence MSWWSLAPPILTKGLLLRMALLKNAALVLVLTVTCYVLETRKFTAISRTISQENYTVEVLPHFRGKRAVQTNQWLYIIDIEMNVSDMKTIQDFKSFVNSSSVPILLNNNTAITEIGITTVCLPTASGFQCKCEDQFAWPYQSCITYGACDNIVSGPCGCINSLPLDGTFCQPKSTLLSAVEYTIDVELNVTDLATVEKLKVLFGNMTFLLSLGSQVNVTEVGITTVCLPQLTGYQCRCEDQYRWSCDKCATYGHCSNITTDTCSCINAIPADGQFCQSVLQQNFTTCPPTTLPPMTTTVANTTAFTSQSSTANLTTTPIANTTAFTSQSSTAKLTTTPIANTTAFTSQSSTANLTTTPILPVFYYLIEIEVNTTNVAALEQLRSILSSNIFPIIINNLIQITDVNISTVCYPVATGYQCRCEDQYRWSCDKCATYGHCSNITTDTCSCINAIPADGQFCQSVLQQNFTTCPPTTLPPMTTTVANTTAFTSQSSTANLTTTPILPVFYYLIDIEVNTTNVAALEQLRSILSSNIFPIIINNLIQITDVNISTVCYPVATGYQCRCEDQYRWSCDKCATYEHCSNITTDTCSCINAIPADGQFCQSVLQQNFTTCPPTTLPPMTTTDASTTDLTIQQNTTLTPTTQQTTTLTPTTQQNTTLTPTTQQNTTLTPTTQQNTTLTPTTQRNTTLTPTTQQNTTLTPTTQQNTTLTPTTQQNTTLTPTTQQNTTLTPTTQQNTTLTPTTLQTTTLKPTTQQNTTLTPTTQQNTTLTPTTQQNTTLTPTTQQNTTFTPTSQQTPATNSTTLAPTTISTKAITPISPTTPGTTLPPTTPGTNLPPTSGSVGNVWNMQFSLNRKFTDDLNDITSSAYNSLKSGIESKLQQQYGKTPGFVSATLKQFRSGSVIVDFEVVTTNTNLADIKSVESGLIAALAPDFIVQNGSFKITYKSPFPLPYTPKPMYPGPTLTLTCGPPPAFIVTGDLGVTWKVKGKDISGNPKFTRENNILKVENTRTSDTGLYECTLKGSSVDFHQTGNVTVEAPNVRAPTQINSKCEVGGITPLECCVQTPYEVQWIYKSTIVSDGFEEKDSYCVTYDFPMPETCENTETNIFCHVKSPSGYSVKTKLKIFTEDVTCNDAKFGDGGEGDVSEIQCGPKKNGYIIASCEGAVWVVKKNTCVLTVILNLQNNSESLQAEGVLDFVNDLQNAAEENQKDIEDSTATISTLVTILKNVASVSTNVSRPVMEGFLKTVNVLISEGAQGSWGQLNADSSGSTSNTSSILLGSLETITGALQGEPFVFNTSTMILTRTNFSQNSFSSEQSSSVGLHIPQINSSNNFINTIAFSTLNNVLPARNGRNQTVNGTIINGNVLLVKLNGTVRNVSLSFEKLNLNKSLANVQCVFWNFDLEGWDDEGCHLQSDNNETVTCNCNHLTSFSILMSPSNEGFNDEQQNVLDIITYIGVGISMGSLVVCLIIEACVWKSMTRNSTSYMRHVSIVNIAVSLLIADIWFIIGASISANPGEDKYNACSTATFFIHFFYLSLFFWMLISGLLLFYRTIMVFSHMSKSTMLAIGFSVGYGAPLIIAVVTVASTAPNDTYIRNDTEMACWLNWGSSKALLAFVIPALSIVLINFLILIVVLYKMLRRGVGDTAQPDEKNTLVVIARCLAILTPFFGLTWALGVGTLVDYTNFGTHVAFAFFNSLQGFFILVFGTLLDSKIRAAITRLFRGASGSSQGTGTRSTSAGPSSFSALDILRRMRRRNVYNVSEVANTSSSAATESFINI, from the exons ATGTCATGGTGGTCGCTGGCACCTCCAATCCTGACAAAAGGGTTATTGTTAAG AATGGCCCTGCTAAAGAATGCAGCTCTGGTCCTGGTTCTTACGGTGACATGCTATGTTTTGGAAACAAGAAAATTCACTGCCATTTCAAGGACCATTTCCCAG GAGAATTACACTGTAGAAGTATTGCCCCATTTTAGGGGGAAAAGAGCAG TCCAAACAAATCAATGGCTCTACATCATCGATATTGAAATGAATGTATCTGACATGAAAACTATACAAGACTTTAAGTCCTTTGTGAACTCCTCAAGTGTCCCCATATTGCTCAACAACAACACGGCGATCACAGAGATCGGCATTACAACAG tgtGCCTGCCCACTGCCTCTGGCTTCCAGTGCAAATGTGAGGACCAGTTTGCTTGGCCATATCAGAGCTGCATCACCTACGGAGCCTGTGACAACATCGTCAGCGGCCCTTGTGGATGCATCAACAGTCTCCCCCTGGATGGAACGTTCTGCCAGCCAAAATCAA CCCTGCTATCAGCAGTCGAGTACACCATAGACGTCGAGCTAAACGTCACTGACTTGGCTACAGTTGAAAAACTAAAGGTTTTATTTGGCAACATGACCTTTTTACTATCACTGGGTTCCCAAGTTAACGTCACTGAAGTTGGCATTACCACTG TGTGCCTTCCACAGCTGACAGGATACCAGTGTAGGTGTGAGGACCAGTATCGCTGGTCATGTGACAAGTGTGCCACCTACGGACATTGTTCTAACATTACAACTGACACGTGCAGCTGCATCAACGCCATTCCTGCAGACGGACAGTTCTGTCAGTCAGTACTTCAACAAA ACTTTACAACCTGTCCTCCAACAACACTCCCTCCGATGACAACAACAG TTGccaacacaacagcattcaCCAGTCAGAGTAGCACTGCAAACCTGACCACAACACCCA TTGccaacacaacagcattcaCCAGTCAGAGTAGCACTGCAAAGCTGACCACAACACCCA TTGccaacacaacagcattcaCCAGTCAGAGTAGCACTGCAAACCTGACCACAACACCCA TCCTTCCAGTATTTTATTACCTCATCGAGATTGAGGTGAACACCACCAATGTTGCAGCGTTGGAACAACTGAGATCTATTCTCAGTAGCAACATTttccccatcatcatcaacaaccTGATTCAAATCACAGATGTCAACATCTCTACTG TTTGCTACCCAGTGGCTACAGGATACCAGTGTAGGTGTGAGGACCAGTATCGCTGGTCATGTGACAAGTGTGCCACCTACGGACATTGTTCTAACATTACAACTGACACGTGCAGCTGCATCAACGCCATTCCTGCAGACGGACAGTTCTGTCAGTCAGTACTTCAACAAA ACTTTACAACCTGTCCTCCAACAACACTCCCTCCGATGACAACAACAG TTGccaacacaacagcattcaCCAGTCAGAGTAGCACTGCAAACCTGACCACAACACCCA TCCTTCCAGTATTTTATTACCTCATCGACATTGAGGTGAACACCACCAATGTTGCAGCGTTGGAACAACTGAGATCTATTCTCAGTAGCAACATTttccccatcatcatcaacaaccTGATTCAAATCACAGATGTCAACATCTCTACTG TTTGCTACCCAGTGGCTACTGGATACCAGTGTAGGTGTGAGGACCAGTATCGCTGGTCATGTGACAAGTGTGCCACCTACGAACATTGTTCTAACATTACAACTGACACGTGCAGCTGCATCAACGCCATTCCTGCAGACGGACAGTTCTGTCAGTCAGTACTCCAACAAA ACTTTACAACCTGTCCTCCAACAACACTCCCTCCGATGACAACAACAG ATGCTTCCACAACAGATTTGACAATACAGCAGAACACCACCCTGACCCCCACAACCCAGCAGACCACTACCCTGACCCCCACAACCCAGCAGAACACTACCCTGACCCCCACAACCCAACAGAACACTACCCTGACCCCCACAACCCAGCAGAACACTACCCTGACCCCCACAACCCAGCGGAACACTACCCTGACCCCCACAACCCAGCAGAACACTACCCTGACCCCCACAACCCAACAGAACACTACCTTGACCCCCACAACCCAGCAGAACACTACCCTGACCCCCACAACCCAACAGAACACTACCCTGACCCCCACAACCCAACAGAACACTACCCTGACCCCCACAACCCTGCAGACCACTACCCTGAAGCCCACAACCCAGCAGAACACTACCCTGACCCCCACAACCCAACAGAACACTACCCTGACCCCCACAACCCAGCAGAACACTACCCTGACCCCCACAACCCAGCAGAATACTACCTTCACCCCTACATCACAACAGACCCCAGCAACCA ACTCAACAACATTGGCACCAACAACAATATCGACCAAAGCTA TAACCCCAATATCCCCCACAACCCCAGGCACCACCTTGCCCCCCACAACCCCAGGCACCAACTTGCCCCCCACATCAG GTTCTGTAGGAAATGTGTGGAACATGCAGTTCAGTTTGAATAGGAAGTTTACAGATGACCTAAATGACATTACAAGCTCTGCATACAATAGTTTAAAAAGCGGGATTGAATCAAAG ctccagcagcagtaTGGGAAAACTCCAGGTTTTGTATCTGCAACTTTAAAGCAATTCAG GTCGGGAAGTGTGATTGTGGACTTTGAAGTCGTAACGACTAACACAAACCTTGCTGATATCAAAAGTGTTGAATCAGGGCTCATAGCAGCTCTGGCACCTGACTTCATAGTTCAGAATGGCTCTTTTAAAATCACTTATAAAA GTCCTTTTCCCTTACCTTACACCCCCAAGCCCATGTACCCTGGGCCCACTCTGACGCTCACATGCGGCCCTCCTCCTGCTTTCATCGTGACGGGAGACTTGGGGGTTACATGGAAAGTTAAGGGAAAAGATATATCTGGCAATCCAAAATTTACCAGGGAAAACAACATACTGAAGGTTGAAAACACTAGGACTAGTGATACTG GTCTTTATGAATGCACTCTGAAGGGATCAAGCGTAGACTTCCATCAGACAGGAAATGTGACTGTTGAAGCTCCTAATGTCCGAGCCCCAACTCAAATCAACTCAAAGTGTGAGGTGGGAGGAATCACTCCTCTTGAGTGTTGTGTACAGACACCGTATGAAGTGCAGTGGATATACAAGTCCACAATTGTATCAG ATGGATTTGAAGAAAAAGATTCCTACTGCGTCACATATGATTTCCCTATGCCTGAAACTTGTGAAAATACAGAAACAAACATTTTCTGCCATGTCAAAAGTCCATCCGGCTATAGTGTAAAAACTAAACTGAAAATTTTTACAGAAG ATGTAACGTGTAATGATGCTAAGTTTGGcgatggaggagaaggggatgtATCAGAAATACAATGTGGACCTAAGAAAAATGGATACATTATTGCTTCTTGTGAGGGTGCTGTTTGGGTAGTCAAAAAGAACACTTGTGTTTTGACTGTGATTCTCAACCTACAGAACAACTCAGAG TCTTTACAGGCGGAAGGGGTTCTTGATTTTGTCAATGATCTTCAAAATGCTGCAGAGGAGAACCAAAAGGATATTGAAGATTCCACTGCCACTATATCCACCCTCGTTACGATTTTGAAGAATGTGGCGTCTGTTTCTACTAATGTCAGTCGCCCTGTTATGGAG GGTTTTCTTAAAACAGTTAATGTACTCATTTCAGAAGGAGCACAGGGTTCCTGGGGTCAGCTAAATGCCGATTCGTCTGGCAGCACTAGCAACACCAGCTCTATTTTACTGGGGTCCCTAGAAACCATCACTGGGGCTCTACAAGGGGAGCCCTTTGTCTTTAACACAAGCACCATGATCCTGACAAGAACTAACTTCAGTCAAAATTCCTTCAGCTCAGAACAGAGCTCCAGTGTTGGCTTACATATTCCACAGATTAACTCCAGCAACAACTTCATTAACACTATCGCCTTCTCCACCCTGAACAACGTCTTGCCTGCTAGAAATGGCAGAAATCAGACTGTCAACGGTACCATTATCAATGGAAACGTGCTGCTCGTTAAGTTAAACGGAACCGTCAGAAATGTCTCTCTGAGCTTTGAAAAATTGAATTTGAATAAATCATTAGCTAACGTTCAGTGTGTATTCTGGAACTTTGATCTGGAGGGATGGGATGATGAAGGATGTCATCTGCAGTCTGACAACAATGAAACCGTCACCTGTAACTGCAACCATCTGACTTCTTTCTCCATCCTAATGTCACCATCCAATGAAGGCTTCAATGATGAACAGCAAAATGTGTTGGACATCATCACCTACATTGGAGTGGGCATCTCCATGGGCAGCCTGGTTGTGTGTCTGATCATTGAAGCTTGTGTCTGGAAGAGCATGACCCGGAACAGCACCTCCTATATGCGTCACGTCTCCATAGTAAACATCGCCGTCTCTCTCTTGATAGCAGACATTTGGTTCATCATCGGAGCATCCATTTCAGCCAATCCAGGGGAAGACAAATATAATGCATGCAGCACGGCAACATTCTTCATTCACTTTTTCTACCTGTCCCTGTTCTTCTGGATGCTCATCTCAGGCCTCCTCCTGTTCTACAGGACCATCATGGTCTTCTCCCACATGTCAAAGTCCACCATGCTGGCCATTGGCTTCTCTGTGGGCTACGGAGCGCCTCTCATCATAGCTGTTGTCACGGTGGCTTCCACAGCCCCAAATGATACATACATAAGAAATGATACAGAGATGGCCTGCTGGCTGAACTGGGGCAGTAGCAAGGCTCTCCTGGCATTTGTGATCCCAGCCCTGAGTATAGTGCTCATCAACTTCTTAATCCTCATTGTGGTTCTGTACAAAATGCTGAGGAGAGGTGTTGGGGACACTGCCCAGCCTGATGAGAAGAACACACTCGTGGTCATCGCCAGGTGTCTGGCCATCCTCACGCCCTTCTTTGGTCTTACCTGGGCACTGGGAGTGGGAACATTGGTGGACTACACAAACTTTGGAACACATGTTGCTTTTGCTTTCTTCAATTCCTTACAG GGTTTCTTCATTTTGGTGTTTGGAACACTTTTAGATAGCAAG ATCAGGGCAGCAATAACTAGACTGTTCCGAGGAGCCAGTGGAAGCTCCCAGGGTACCGGG ACTCGCAGCACCAGCGCTGGGCCATCCTCCTTCAGTGCCTTGGACATACTCAGAAGAATGCGGAGAAGAA ACGTCTACAACGTCTCTGAAGTTGCAAACACCAGCAGCTCTGCTGCTACAGAGTCTTTCATCAACATCTGA
- the LOC124469226 gene encoding adhesion G protein-coupled receptor F5-like isoform X2: MSWWSLAPPILTKGLLLRMALLKNAALVLVLTVTCYVLETRKFTAISRTISQENYTVEVLPHFRGKRAVQTNQWLYIIDIEMNVSDMKTIQDFKSFVNSSSVPILLNNNTAITEIGITTVCLPTASGFQCKCEDQFAWPYQSCITYGACDNIVSGPCGCINSLPLDGTFCQPKSTLLSAVEYTIDVELNVTDLATVEKLKVLFGNMTFLLSLGSQVNVTEVGITTVCLPQLTGYQCRCEDQYRWSCDKCATYGHCSNITTDTCSCINAIPADGQFCQSVLQQNFTTCPPTTLPPMTTTVANTTAFTSQSSTANLTTTPILPVFYYLIEIEVNTTNVAALEQLRSILSSNIFPIIINNLIQITDVNISTVCYPVATGYQCRCEDQYRWSCDKCATYGHCSNITTDTCSCINAIPTDGQFCQSVLHQNFTTCPPTTLPPMSTTVANTTAFTSQSSTAKLTTTPIANTTAFTSQSSTANLTTTPILPVFYYLIEIEVNTTNVAALEQLRSILSSNIFPIIINNLIQITDVNISTVCYPVATGYQCRCEDQYRWSCDKCATYGHCSNITTDTCSCINAIPADGQFCQSVLQQNFTTCPPTTLPPMTTTVANTTAFTSQSSTANLTTTPILPVFYYLIDIEVNTTNVAALEQLRSILSSNIFPIIINNLIQITDVNISTVCYPVATGYQCRCEDQYRWSCDKCATYEHCSNITTDTCSCINAIPADGQFCQSVLQQNFTTCPPTTLPPMTTTDASTTDLTIQQNTTLTPTTQQTTTLTPTTQQNTTLTPTTQQNTTLTPTTQQNTTLTPTTQRNTTLTPTTQQNTTLTPTTQQNTTLTPTTQQNTTLTPTTQQNTTLTPTTQQNTTLTPTTLQTTTLKPTTQQNTTLTPTTQQNTTLTPTTQQNTTLTPTTQQNTTFTPTSQQTPATNSTTLAPTTISTKASTTLPPTTPGTNLPPTSGSVGNVWNMQFSLNRKFTDDLNDITSSAYNSLKSGIESKLQQQYGKTPGFVSATLKQFRSGSVIVDFEVVTTNTNLADIKSVESGLIAALAPDFIVQNGSFKITYKSPFPLPYTPKPMYPGPTLTLTCGPPPAFIVTGDLGVTWKVKGKDISGNPKFTRENNILKVENTRTSDTGLYECTLKGSSVDFHQTGNVTVEAPNVRAPTQINSKCEVGGITPLECCVQTPYEVQWIYKSTIVSDGFEEKDSYCVTYDFPMPETCENTETNIFCHVKSPSGYSVKTKLKIFTEDVTCNDAKFGDGGEGDVSEIQCGPKKNGYIIASCEGAVWVVKKNTCVLTVILNLQNNSESLQAEGVLDFVNDLQNAAEENQKDIEDSTATISTLVTILKNVASVSTNVSRPVMEGFLKTVNVLISEGAQGSWGQLNADSSGSTSNTSSILLGSLETITGALQGEPFVFNTSTMILTRTNFSQNSFSSEQSSSVGLHIPQINSSNNFINTIAFSTLNNVLPARNGRNQTVNGTIINGNVLLVKLNGTVRNVSLSFEKLNLNKSLANVQCVFWNFDLEGWDDEGCHLQSDNNETVTCNCNHLTSFSILMSPSNEGFNDEQQNVLDIITYIGVGISMGSLVVCLIIEACVWKSMTRNSTSYMRHVSIVNIAVSLLIADIWFIIGASISANPGEDKYNACSTATFFIHFFYLSLFFWMLISGLLLFYRTIMVFSHMSKSTMLAIGFSVGYGAPLIIAVVTVASTAPNDTYIRNDTEMACWLNWGSSKALLAFVIPALSIVLINFLILIVVLYKMLRRGVGDTAQPDEKNTLVVIARCLAILTPFFGLTWALGVGTLVDYTNFGTHVAFAFFNSLQGFFILVFGTLLDSKIRAAITRLFRGASGSSQGTGTRSTSAGPSSFSALDILRRMRRRNVYNVSEVANTSSSAATESFINI, encoded by the exons ATGTCATGGTGGTCGCTGGCACCTCCAATCCTGACAAAAGGGTTATTGTTAAG AATGGCCCTGCTAAAGAATGCAGCTCTGGTCCTGGTTCTTACGGTGACATGCTATGTTTTGGAAACAAGAAAATTCACTGCCATTTCAAGGACCATTTCCCAG GAGAATTACACTGTAGAAGTATTGCCCCATTTTAGGGGGAAAAGAGCAG TCCAAACAAATCAATGGCTCTACATCATCGATATTGAAATGAATGTATCTGACATGAAAACTATACAAGACTTTAAGTCCTTTGTGAACTCCTCAAGTGTCCCCATATTGCTCAACAACAACACGGCGATCACAGAGATCGGCATTACAACAG tgtGCCTGCCCACTGCCTCTGGCTTCCAGTGCAAATGTGAGGACCAGTTTGCTTGGCCATATCAGAGCTGCATCACCTACGGAGCCTGTGACAACATCGTCAGCGGCCCTTGTGGATGCATCAACAGTCTCCCCCTGGATGGAACGTTCTGCCAGCCAAAATCAA CCCTGCTATCAGCAGTCGAGTACACCATAGACGTCGAGCTAAACGTCACTGACTTGGCTACAGTTGAAAAACTAAAGGTTTTATTTGGCAACATGACCTTTTTACTATCACTGGGTTCCCAAGTTAACGTCACTGAAGTTGGCATTACCACTG TGTGCCTTCCACAGCTGACAGGATACCAGTGTAGGTGTGAGGACCAGTATCGCTGGTCATGTGACAAGTGTGCCACCTACGGACATTGTTCTAACATTACAACTGACACGTGCAGCTGCATCAACGCCATTCCTGCAGACGGACAGTTCTGTCAGTCAGTACTTCAACAAA ACTTTACAACCTGTCCTCCAACAACACTCCCTCCGATGACAACAACAG TTGccaacacaacagcattcaCCAGTCAGAGTAGCACTGCAAACCTGACCACAACACCCA TCCTTCCAGTATTTTATTACCTCATCGAGATTGAGGTGAACACCACCAATGTTGCAGCGTTGGAACAACTGAGATCTATTCTCAGTAGCAACATTttccccatcatcatcaacaaccTGATTCAAATCACAGATGTCAACATCTCTACTG TTTGCTACCCAGTGGCTACAGGATACCAGTGTAGGTGTGAGGACCAGTATCGCTGGTCATGTGACAAGTGTGCCACCTACGGACATTGTTCTAACATTACAACTGACACGTGCAGCTGCATCAACGCCATTCCTACAGACGGACAGTTCTGTCAGTCAGTACTTCATCAAA ACTTTACAACCTGTCCTCCAACAACACTCCCTCCGATGTCAACAACAG TTGccaacacaacagcattcaCCAGTCAGAGTAGCACTGCAAAGCTGACCACAACACCCA TTGccaacacaacagcattcaCCAGTCAGAGTAGCACTGCAAACCTGACCACAACACCCA TCCTTCCAGTATTTTATTACCTCATCGAGATTGAGGTGAACACCACCAATGTTGCAGCGTTGGAACAACTGAGATCTATTCTCAGTAGCAACATTttccccatcatcatcaacaaccTGATTCAAATCACAGATGTCAACATCTCTACTG TTTGCTACCCAGTGGCTACAGGATACCAGTGTAGGTGTGAGGACCAGTATCGCTGGTCATGTGACAAGTGTGCCACCTACGGACATTGTTCTAACATTACAACTGACACGTGCAGCTGCATCAACGCCATTCCTGCAGACGGACAGTTCTGTCAGTCAGTACTTCAACAAA ACTTTACAACCTGTCCTCCAACAACACTCCCTCCGATGACAACAACAG TTGccaacacaacagcattcaCCAGTCAGAGTAGCACTGCAAACCTGACCACAACACCCA TCCTTCCAGTATTTTATTACCTCATCGACATTGAGGTGAACACCACCAATGTTGCAGCGTTGGAACAACTGAGATCTATTCTCAGTAGCAACATTttccccatcatcatcaacaaccTGATTCAAATCACAGATGTCAACATCTCTACTG TTTGCTACCCAGTGGCTACTGGATACCAGTGTAGGTGTGAGGACCAGTATCGCTGGTCATGTGACAAGTGTGCCACCTACGAACATTGTTCTAACATTACAACTGACACGTGCAGCTGCATCAACGCCATTCCTGCAGACGGACAGTTCTGTCAGTCAGTACTCCAACAAA ACTTTACAACCTGTCCTCCAACAACACTCCCTCCGATGACAACAACAG ATGCTTCCACAACAGATTTGACAATACAGCAGAACACCACCCTGACCCCCACAACCCAGCAGACCACTACCCTGACCCCCACAACCCAGCAGAACACTACCCTGACCCCCACAACCCAACAGAACACTACCCTGACCCCCACAACCCAGCAGAACACTACCCTGACCCCCACAACCCAGCGGAACACTACCCTGACCCCCACAACCCAGCAGAACACTACCCTGACCCCCACAACCCAACAGAACACTACCTTGACCCCCACAACCCAGCAGAACACTACCCTGACCCCCACAACCCAACAGAACACTACCCTGACCCCCACAACCCAACAGAACACTACCCTGACCCCCACAACCCTGCAGACCACTACCCTGAAGCCCACAACCCAGCAGAACACTACCCTGACCCCCACAACCCAACAGAACACTACCCTGACCCCCACAACCCAGCAGAACACTACCCTGACCCCCACAACCCAGCAGAATACTACCTTCACCCCTACATCACAACAGACCCCAGCAACCA ACTCAACAACATTGGCACCAACAACAATATCGACCAAAGCTA GCACCACCTTGCCCCCCACAACCCCAGGCACCAACTTGCCCCCCACATCAG GTTCTGTAGGAAATGTGTGGAACATGCAGTTCAGTTTGAATAGGAAGTTTACAGATGACCTAAATGACATTACAAGCTCTGCATACAATAGTTTAAAAAGCGGGATTGAATCAAAG ctccagcagcagtaTGGGAAAACTCCAGGTTTTGTATCTGCAACTTTAAAGCAATTCAG GTCGGGAAGTGTGATTGTGGACTTTGAAGTCGTAACGACTAACACAAACCTTGCTGATATCAAAAGTGTTGAATCAGGGCTCATAGCAGCTCTGGCACCTGACTTCATAGTTCAGAATGGCTCTTTTAAAATCACTTATAAAA GTCCTTTTCCCTTACCTTACACCCCCAAGCCCATGTACCCTGGGCCCACTCTGACGCTCACATGCGGCCCTCCTCCTGCTTTCATCGTGACGGGAGACTTGGGGGTTACATGGAAAGTTAAGGGAAAAGATATATCTGGCAATCCAAAATTTACCAGGGAAAACAACATACTGAAGGTTGAAAACACTAGGACTAGTGATACTG GTCTTTATGAATGCACTCTGAAGGGATCAAGCGTAGACTTCCATCAGACAGGAAATGTGACTGTTGAAGCTCCTAATGTCCGAGCCCCAACTCAAATCAACTCAAAGTGTGAGGTGGGAGGAATCACTCCTCTTGAGTGTTGTGTACAGACACCGTATGAAGTGCAGTGGATATACAAGTCCACAATTGTATCAG ATGGATTTGAAGAAAAAGATTCCTACTGCGTCACATATGATTTCCCTATGCCTGAAACTTGTGAAAATACAGAAACAAACATTTTCTGCCATGTCAAAAGTCCATCCGGCTATAGTGTAAAAACTAAACTGAAAATTTTTACAGAAG ATGTAACGTGTAATGATGCTAAGTTTGGcgatggaggagaaggggatgtATCAGAAATACAATGTGGACCTAAGAAAAATGGATACATTATTGCTTCTTGTGAGGGTGCTGTTTGGGTAGTCAAAAAGAACACTTGTGTTTTGACTGTGATTCTCAACCTACAGAACAACTCAGAG TCTTTACAGGCGGAAGGGGTTCTTGATTTTGTCAATGATCTTCAAAATGCTGCAGAGGAGAACCAAAAGGATATTGAAGATTCCACTGCCACTATATCCACCCTCGTTACGATTTTGAAGAATGTGGCGTCTGTTTCTACTAATGTCAGTCGCCCTGTTATGGAG GGTTTTCTTAAAACAGTTAATGTACTCATTTCAGAAGGAGCACAGGGTTCCTGGGGTCAGCTAAATGCCGATTCGTCTGGCAGCACTAGCAACACCAGCTCTATTTTACTGGGGTCCCTAGAAACCATCACTGGGGCTCTACAAGGGGAGCCCTTTGTCTTTAACACAAGCACCATGATCCTGACAAGAACTAACTTCAGTCAAAATTCCTTCAGCTCAGAACAGAGCTCCAGTGTTGGCTTACATATTCCACAGATTAACTCCAGCAACAACTTCATTAACACTATCGCCTTCTCCACCCTGAACAACGTCTTGCCTGCTAGAAATGGCAGAAATCAGACTGTCAACGGTACCATTATCAATGGAAACGTGCTGCTCGTTAAGTTAAACGGAACCGTCAGAAATGTCTCTCTGAGCTTTGAAAAATTGAATTTGAATAAATCATTAGCTAACGTTCAGTGTGTATTCTGGAACTTTGATCTGGAGGGATGGGATGATGAAGGATGTCATCTGCAGTCTGACAACAATGAAACCGTCACCTGTAACTGCAACCATCTGACTTCTTTCTCCATCCTAATGTCACCATCCAATGAAGGCTTCAATGATGAACAGCAAAATGTGTTGGACATCATCACCTACATTGGAGTGGGCATCTCCATGGGCAGCCTGGTTGTGTGTCTGATCATTGAAGCTTGTGTCTGGAAGAGCATGACCCGGAACAGCACCTCCTATATGCGTCACGTCTCCATAGTAAACATCGCCGTCTCTCTCTTGATAGCAGACATTTGGTTCATCATCGGAGCATCCATTTCAGCCAATCCAGGGGAAGACAAATATAATGCATGCAGCACGGCAACATTCTTCATTCACTTTTTCTACCTGTCCCTGTTCTTCTGGATGCTCATCTCAGGCCTCCTCCTGTTCTACAGGACCATCATGGTCTTCTCCCACATGTCAAAGTCCACCATGCTGGCCATTGGCTTCTCTGTGGGCTACGGAGCGCCTCTCATCATAGCTGTTGTCACGGTGGCTTCCACAGCCCCAAATGATACATACATAAGAAATGATACAGAGATGGCCTGCTGGCTGAACTGGGGCAGTAGCAAGGCTCTCCTGGCATTTGTGATCCCAGCCCTGAGTATAGTGCTCATCAACTTCTTAATCCTCATTGTGGTTCTGTACAAAATGCTGAGGAGAGGTGTTGGGGACACTGCCCAGCCTGATGAGAAGAACACACTCGTGGTCATCGCCAGGTGTCTGGCCATCCTCACGCCCTTCTTTGGTCTTACCTGGGCACTGGGAGTGGGAACATTGGTGGACTACACAAACTTTGGAACACATGTTGCTTTTGCTTTCTTCAATTCCTTACAG GGTTTCTTCATTTTGGTGTTTGGAACACTTTTAGATAGCAAG ATCAGGGCAGCAATAACTAGACTGTTCCGAGGAGCCAGTGGAAGCTCCCAGGGTACCGGG ACTCGCAGCACCAGCGCTGGGCCATCCTCCTTCAGTGCCTTGGACATACTCAGAAGAATGCGGAGAAGAA ACGTCTACAACGTCTCTGAAGTTGCAAACACCAGCAGCTCTGCTGCTACAGAGTCTTTCATCAACATCTGA